From Bradyrhizobium sp. AZCC 1610:
TGGTGGCAGAAGCCGGAAGCGAAATGATTCACCAGCTGTGCAACCCTCGTGACAGAGCCAAAGTAACGCCGTGACCCAGCCCACTGCTTCGCCAACGCTCGATACCTTGTTCAAACGGAACCTGGCGCGGCAGCCGGATGCGCTGGCGCTGGTCGATCCCCTCAACAAGCAGCGCATCACCGGCCAGCCGCCGAAGCGTCTTACCTTCGCGCAGGCCGACCGCATGATCTCGTCGCTGGCCGCGCACTTCATCGAGTCCGGCTTGCCGGCCAATTCCGTGATCGCGGTTCAACTGCCCAATACCATCGAATTCGCGATCACCGTGCTCGCCGCCTTCCGCGCCGGCCTCGTCGTCGCGGTGCTGCCGCTGCTCTGGCGGCAGTCGGAATTGACCATGGCGCTCAACCGCACCGCCGCGCGGGGGATCGTGACCTCGGGCAAGGTCGACGGCGTGATCTATTCTGATATCGCCATGAACGCCGCCGCCGAAGCGTTCTCGATCCGCCATGTCTGCGGCTTCGGCAGTGACCTGCCCGAAGGCATGGCCTCGCTCGACAACGCGATTTTCCGGGAATCCCTGACCACGCGCGCCGTGATCCAGGACGGCCGCAAGGCGGCGCTGATTTCCTTCGACGTCACCGCGGACGGCTTCCGGCCGGTCCCGCGCGCCCATCTCGGCCTGATTGCCGGCGGCCTTGCGATGTCGCTCGAAAGCGACGTGCCACAGGGCGCAACTGTCCTGTCGGCCTTCTCGCCGATGTCGTTTGCCGGCCTCGCCTCGTCGCTGGCGGTCTGGCTCTTGTCGGGCGGAACGCTGGTGCTGCACCATCCGTTCGACGAGGAGGCGCTGGAACAACAGATCAACGAACAGGCCTGCGATACGCTGATTGCACCGGCGCAACTGGCGCTGCGGCTGGACGAACTGGACCTCGCGGCGCGGATGCCGAGCCTGCGCAATGTCATCGGCCTGTGGCGCACGCCGGAACAGGTCGGCTCCAGCGCGTGCTGGACCGCGCAGCAGGCGACGCTGACGGATGTCTATCTGTTCGGCGAGGCCGGATTGTTCGGCGCGCGCCGGATCGCGGAGGACGGCTCGCCGGCCCTGATCAAGCCCGGCCTTCACGGCGCGCCGCGCGAATTGCCGGGATCGTCGATCGCGGGCGAGATCCTGCTGACGCCGCGCGGCACGTTGGGATTGCGCGGGCCGATGGTGCCGGTCGCGGCCTATGCACCGCCTCCGCCGCCGAGCGACTCCCTGATCGCCTCGCCGCCGCGCGACTACGTCGATACGGATTACGCGGCGCGGATCGACCGCGTGACCCGGCGCGATCAACATCACCGCGCCGCCTTCCGGCGTCATGGCCGTCGGCGGCTACCGGTTCCTGGCGCAGGACCTGCAGGAATGGGCGCGGCGGCTCGGCCAGGGCGCGCTCCTGACCGCATTGCCCGATCGCCTCAGCGGCCACCGGCTCGCCGGCCGCGCCCTCGACAATGCGCGCGCTCGGGACGCGCTGACAGAACTTGGCCTTAACCCATTGATGGTGGAAGCATTTCGCGATCGCTCCAACGCGCTCTGAGAGCCTCCGGCGGCTCGGCGTTGACGCCGCATTAAGCGGCGCAAACTAGCATCGCTGGTTCCAGATGCGCGCCTGACCCGAGTTCTCAAGATGTCCCAGCAAGGTCCGATCCTCGTCGTGTCGACCGCGAGACGGCCGTCCTTTGCCGCCACGCTCGACCTCGCGAGGCTATTTCCGGTGGTCGAGACCGAATGGACGGACGCGGTGCGCGCCGTCGAACAGGTGCAACCGGCCGCCGTGCTGGCTGCAACCTCCGACACCGATGCAGCCGGACTGGCGGAACTGGCAGCGCGAGTAGCGGCACGCCAGCCTTATCTGCCGCTGATCTCGGTCGACCCGCGGGTCCCGCATCCAGACAACGTCATTCCTTTCTTCCAGAGCCAAATCTCGCAAACCCAAACCCTGCAAACTCAAGGCGGCTCTGACCGCCTGGTGGCTCGGCTGCGTGCCGCGCTGCGCGTGCGGTCGTTGCATGCGACCGTGATGCGCCGGCTGGTGCCGGCAACGCCGATGGTGCTGTCGCATATCGATCCGGCGCGCGACGCTACCGTGCTGCTGATCGGCCGCGGCGGCGCCTATCCGACGTTGTCGGTCGCGCTTGGCGAGCGCACCGGCGTGGTCGGCGCGCTCTCGATCGAGGCGGCTGCGAAGCATCTCAACGTCAGAGACATCGACGGCATCGTGCTCGGCGAAGGCTTCAGCCCGCGCGTGATCGACGCCTTCCTCACCGTGCTGACGGAGGATGCCCGGTTCCGCAACCTTCCCGTCGTCGTGACGGCAGGTGATCTGGCGCCGGCCTACGATCTGCCGAACCTCGAGGTTGTTTCCGACGACGCCGCCCAGGCGGTCGCGACGGCGCTGCCGCTGATCCGCCAGCATGCCTTCGAGGCGCATCTGAGCCGAACGCTGAGGGCCATCGACGCCGATGGCCTGATCGACGCGCGGACCGGCCTGCTCACCCGGGACGCCTTCGAGCGCGACTTCGCCAGCGCCATCTACCAGACGCAGCAACGCGGCGGCGGATTGTCGGTCGCACGCTTTGCGTTCGATCCCGAACATCCCCGCGCGCAATTCGACGGCGCGCGGATCATCAGCCGCCTGATGCGGCAGATGGATTTCGGCGCCGCCCAGGAAGACGGCTCGGTTGTCGTGGTCTTTGCCGAAACCGACCTGAAGACGGCGCACACCATCGCGCGGCGGCTGTTGAGCGTGATGCGCCATACCAGCCACGGCCAGCGCGACGCGCGAGCGGAGCCCGTTGTTACCGTGGCAACGCTGCTGCCGAACGATTCCGTGAAGTCGTTGCGGATGCGACTGCAGGAAAAGGCGCATCGCGCAGCGTCGTAACCGCCCCTTGCCGGCACCACGACGTTCCCCGGATGCTGCGCAGCGCGCTCGGGATCGCGCTTCGCGCGATTCCGGCGGTGCGCAACTGATCCGGGGTCCATCCGTCCTGCGCGTGCGCGTGAATGGATCCCGGCTCTGCGGAGCAGCGCTACGCGCTGCACCGCGTCCGGGACACGAACCAATTAAGCCGCCTTCTTGCTCTCCGCAAGATTGGCGAGTTGCCGCAGGATCTCGGTCGTGCCCATCAACCGCTCTTCCGGCGTCTTCCATGTCTGCAGGAACACCACCTTCATGTCCGGGCGCACCTTGGCAGCCTGGCCGTGCTGACGGATGAAGAACACCAGCCGGTCCGGCTGCGCGAACTTGTTCTCCCGGAAAGTAATGACCGCGCCCTTCGGTCCGGCATCGACCTTCTCGACATTGGCTCTGCGGCAATAGGCCTTGATGGCCGCGACCTTGAAGAGATAGCGGACTTCGTCCGGCAGCACGCCGAAGCGGTCGCGCATCTCGGCGGCGAAATTGTCGATCTCCTCGTCGGTTTCGAGACCGGCCAGCCGCCGGTACAGCGACAGCCGCACCGCGAGGTCGTTGACGTAGTTCTCGGGGATCAGCACCGGCATGCCGATGGTGATCTGCGGCGACCAGCGGTCGGCAGCAGGCTCCGCCACGCCGGCCTTGAGGTTGAGGATCGCTTCCTCCAGCATCGATTGATAGAGCTCGAAGCCGACTTCCTTGATGTGGCCGGACTGCTCCTCGCCCAACAAATTGCCGGCGCCGCGGATGTCGAGGTCGTGCGAGGCCAACTGAAAACCCGCCCCCAGCGTTTCCAGCGACTGCAGCACCTTCAGCCGCCGCTCGGCCTGCGCTGTGATCTTTTGCTGCGCCGGCAGCGTGAACAGCGCATACGCTCGCAGTTTCGAGCGCCCCACACGGCCGCGGAGCTGATAGAGCTGCGCCAGCCCGAACATGTCGGCGCGATGCACGATCAGCGTATTGGCCGTGGGGATATCGAGGCCGGACTCGATGATCGTGGTCGAGAGCAGGATGTCGTACTTGCCGTCGTAGAATGCCGACATGATGTCTTCGATGACGGTCGGCGCCATCTGGCCGTGCGCAACCGCGACCTTCATCTCCGGCACGTTCTTGTCGAGAAAATCCTTGACGCCGGCGAGATCCTCGATCCTTGGCACCACATAGAACGCCTGCCCGCCGCGATAACGTTCGCGCAGCAGCGCCTCGCGGATCATCAGGGGATCGTGCGGCGCCACGAAAGTGCGCACCGCCAACCGGTCGACCGGGGGCGAGGCGATGATCGAGAGGTCGCGCACGCCGGTCAGCGCCAACTGCAGCGTCCGCGGAATCGGCGTCGCGCTCAGCGTCAGCACGTGGACCTGGGCGCGCAACTGCTTCAATTTCTCCTTGTGACTGACGCCGAAGTGCTGCTCCTCATCGACGATCAGAAGCCCAAGGTCCCTGAATTTGATGGATTTGCCGAGCAGCGCGTGGGTGCCGATCACGATGTCGACGTTGCCCTCGGCGATCCCCTTCTTGACCTGCGTCAGTTCCTTCGACGCAACCAGGCGCGAGGCCTGCGCGACATTGACCGGAAAGCCGCGGAAGCGTTCGGCAAAGTTCTTGCTGTGCTGCCGCGCGAGCAGCGTGGTCGGCACCACGACGGCAACCTGCTTGCCTTCGAGCGCGACGGCAAATGCCGCGCGCAGCGCCACCTCGGTCTTGCCGAAGCCGACGTCGCCGCAGATCAGCCGGTCCATCGGCCGGCCGCTTTCGAGGTCCTTCAGCGTGGACGTGATGGCCCCTAACTGGTCCTCGGTTTCCTCGTAGGGGAAGCGCGCACAGAACTCGTCATAGACATGCGGCTGCACCGGCATTTTCGGGGCCTCATGCAGGTGCCGCTCGGCCGCGATCTTGATCAGTTCGCCGGCAATCTCGCGGATGCGGTTCTTGAGTTTTGCCTTGCGCGCCTGCCAACCACCGCCGCCCAGCCGGTCGAGTTCGACATTGGAATGGTCGGAGCCGTAACGCGACAGCAGCTCGATGTTCTCGACGGGGAGGAACAGCTTTGTTTCGGCGGCATAATGCAGCTCGAGACAGTCATGCGGCGCGCCGCCGACCTCGATGGTCTGCAATCCGACAAAGCGTCCGATGCCGTGCTCGACATGGACGACGAGATCACCGGTTGCGAGGCTCGTGACTTCGGAGATAAAGTTATCGAGCTTGCGGCTTGCCTTGCGCGGCCGCACCAGGCGGTCGCCGAGGATGTCCTGCTCGCTGATGACGGCGAATTCGTCGGTCTCGAAACCGCTCTCCATGCCGACCACCGCCAGCATGGCCTCGTTACGCGGCGTCGCCTGCACCGTGCGCCAGGCGTTGACGCTGGTGAGATTGGCGAGCTTGTGGTCGCGCAGCATGCTGCCCATGCGGTCGCGGGAGCCTTCGCTCCACAGCGTGATCACCACCTTCTTGCGTTGCGCCTGCAACGCCAGCACGTGCGCCACCACGGCTTCGAACACATTGACCGAACCGTCGGCGCGCTCGGGCGTGAAATTGCGGCCCTGCCGCGCGCCGGCGTCGAACACGTCGGCGCTGCCCTCAGGCACAGCAAATGGCGTCAGCCGAGCCAGTGCGGCCTCGCTGAGTCGTGTCGTCCACTCGGTTTCCGTCAGGTAGAGCCGGTCCGGCGGCAAGGGCTTGTAGATCGCGCCGCCGCCTGGATGGTCCAGCGCCTCGCGCCTCGCCTCGTAATAATCCAGGATCTGCTTGAAGCGCTCGCGGGCGGCGTCCTCGCCTTGCGGCTCGATCGCGACCGGCGCGCCGTCGAGATAGTCGAACAGCGTATCCATCCGCTCCTGAAACAGGGGCAGCCAATGCTCCATGCCGGGATGGCGGCGGCCCTCGCTGACGGCTTCATAGAGCAGATCGTCGCGCTGCGGCGCGCCGAAGGTCGCGACATAGCCCATGCGAAAGCGGCGGATGGTTTCGGTGACGAGCTGGAATTCCGAGACCGGAACCAGATCGAGCGCGCGCATGTCGAGCAGCGTTCGCTGCGTTTCCGCGTCGAAAGTACGGATTGATTCCAGGCTGTCGCCGAAGAAGTCGAACCGCACCGGTTGGTCGAGTCCGGCCGGAAACAGATCGAGGATGCCGCCGCGCACGGCATACTCGCCGGGCTCGCGTACGGTCGAGGAGCGGTTGTAGCCATTGTGCTCCAGCCAGGCCACGATCGAGTCCATCGGCACGACATGGCCGGGCGCAACCGACAGCGCCTGCGCCGCCATGACCTCGCGGGCCGGCACGCGCTGCACGATGGCGTTGACGGTCGTCAGCACGATCAGCGGCTTGTCACTGCCCTGCAGGCGCGACAGCCGCGCCAGCGTGGTCAGGCGCTGCGCCAGGATGCCGCCATGCGGCGACACCCGGTCATAGGGCTGGCAGTCCCAGGCCGGAAATTGCATCACGGGCAAATCGGGGGCGAAGAATTCCAGCGCCCGCGCGAGCTGCTGCATGCGCGGACCGTCGCGGCAGACGACGGCAAGGCTCACCGCCGGCGGTTTGGGTCGTGCCGCCACCGCACGGGCAAGATCGGATACAACCAGCCCCTCCGCGCCCTCGGCAACGTTGGCAAAGGTCAGCGCACGGCCGGGAGCGAGCAGCGCGGCAGGCGATTTGACAGGCGACTTCATGCGTCGTGATCCACGGCGCGAAACGCCTTGATGCGGTCGAACAGCGCGGTCGCATGTTCAGGATCGAGCGGCGTGTCGCCGAGCAGCGCGGCATAGAGATCGGGATCGGGCACCTCGATCAGGCGCTCGAGTTCGGCCAGTTCGTCATCGCGCATGCCCGATATCTCGGCATCCGCAAAGCGGCCGAGGATGAGATCCATCTCGCGGGTACCGCGATGCCAGCAGCGGAACAAAAGCCGCTTGCGGCGGTCGTCGAGGCCACCGCTTGATCGTGTCGTACCCGTCATTGTCCCATTCCATTTCGAACGCCAAAAGCCCGGACGTGCCGGGCGGGGTTGATATAGCGGTCGGGATCGGCAATGTCAGCCCTTGTTGTTCGCGATTATCAGCTGTCTCGTCATTGCCGGGCTTGACCCGGCAATCCATCCTCTTTTGAAGATGGATGCGCGGGTCAAGCCCGCGCATGACGCTTGTGTGCGACGAGAGACCAATGCGCCCCACCCTGCTCAATCCGCTGTTTGCGCTGGTCACGAGCCTTCCCGGCGTCGGGCCGAAGCAGGACAAGCTGTTGCGCTATCTGCTGGGGCGCGATGAGACGCCGCGGCTGGTCGACCTGCTGCTGCACCTGCCGGCGAGCGTGATCGACCGCCGGGCGCGGCCGAAGATTCGCGAGGCTGTGCAGGGAACCGTGGTGACGCTGGAGGTCACCGTGGATCGCCACCGGCCGCCGCCGCCGCGCAATTCCCGCGCGCCCTACCTCGTCTATGCCTCGGACGATACCGGCGACGTGGTGCTGACATTCTTCCGCGCCAAGCCCGGTTATGTCGAGAAGCTGCTGCCAGTCGGCGAGAAGCGCTACGTTTCCGGCACGCTGCAGATGTATGACGGCATTCCGCAGATCGTGCATCCCGACCGCGTCGTCGACGAAGCGGGGTTTGCAAAACTCTCCGGGATCGACCCGGTCTATCCCCTCACTGAAGGCCTTGCTTTGGGCTCGCTGCGCCGCGCGATCGCACAGGCGCTGCAAAAGCTGCCTGATTTGCCCGAGTGGATCAGCCCGGAAGTCATTCGCCGCTGCAGCTTTCCGCCGATCCGGGAAGCGCTGAACCGCGTGCATGTGCCGCTCGAACTCACCGACATCCTGCCCGATGGTCCGTTCTGGTCGCGGCTCGCCTTCGACGAACTCCTAGCCGGCCAACTGGCGCTGGCGCTGGTGCGCGCGCAGTTGCGGCGTCCGGCGGGCGACCGCAACGCCGGCGACGGCCACCTGCGCCGCAAGATCATCGACGCGTTGCCTTATGCACTCACCGGCTCGCAGCGCGAGGCGGTCGCCGCCATCGCCGAGGATCTGCGCCAGCCGGTTAGGATGCTGCGGCTGCTGCAGGGCGACGTCGGGTCCGGCAAGACCGTCGTGGCGCTGCTTGCCGCCGCTGCGGTCGTCGAGGCCGGCAAGCAGGCCGCGCTGATGGCGCCCACCGAAATCCTCGCCCGCCAGCATATCAAGACCATCGCGCCGCTGGCGGAACGCGCCGGCCTCCGCGTGGCGATCCTGACCGGCCGCGAGAAGGGCAAGGAGCGCCGCGAAATCTTAGGCCAGCTGGAAGCGGGCGAGATCGATTTTCTGGTCGGAACGCACGCGCTGATCCAGGACGACGTGATCTTCAAGGCGCTGGCGCTCGCCGTCGTCGACGAACAGCATCGTTTCGGCGTGCGCGAACGGCTCGCGCTGACCAACAAGGGCGAAGCGGTCGACGTGCTGGTCTTGAGCGCGACGCCGATCCCGCGCACGCTGGTGCTCACATACTTTGGCGACATGGACGCCTCCGAATTGCGCGAGAAGCCGGCCGGCCGCCAGCCGATCGAAACCCGCACCATATCGATGAGCCGCCTCGACGAGGTGACGGATGGCGTCGGCCGTGCGCTGCAGGCCGGCAAGCTGGTCTACTGGATCTGCCCGCTGGTGGAGGAATCCGAAGCCGAAGGTACCGAGCACCTCACCAACGCGACGGAGCGGTTTGAAAAACTGCAGCAGCGCTTCGGCGACAAGGTTGGTCTCGTCCACGGGCAGATGAAGGGTACGGAGAAGGACCGCGTGATGGCGCAATTCGCCGCCCATGAGATCGGCCTCTTGGTGGCGACCACGGTGGTCGAGGTCGGCGTCGACGTCCCGGCCGCGACCATCATGGTGATCGAGAACGCCGAGCGCTTCGGGCTCGCGCAATTGCACCAGTTGCGCGGCCGGATCGGGCGCGGCTCGGAGGCGTCTACCTGCCTGCTGCTCTACAAGGAACCGCTCGGCGAAATGTCGAAGGCGCGGCTGAAGGTGATCCGCGAGACCACCGACGGCTTTCGGATCGCCGAGGAGGACCTGAAGCTGCGCGGCGAAGGCGACGTGCTCGGCATCCGCCAGAGCGGCCTGCCCGGCTATCGCATCGCCCGCTCCGACGTGCATGCCCAGCTGATCACGCAGGCGCGTGACGAGGCGCTCCGTATCATGAAGGACAATCCAAGGCTCAAGGGCGAACGCGGCGAGGCGCTGCGCTGCCTGCTTTATCTGTATGAACGCGATGAAGCCGTGCCGCTGATCGGTGCGGGATAAGTCTTGCTCGCATCAACCACGGCAATGCGCCGCCGGTAGTGGTCGGTGCCCTCGACGATCTTGTCCAGTAGCGCGTCGAGAGCCCAGAATTTTTCGTGGATATCGAAGGTGACGGCACGGCTGTCGGTGCAGGAAAACGTGCCGAGACGCTGGTGGTAGAGCTTTGCAAGCTTCGGATAGCCCATCGGCTCGGCCATCGCCGACAGCGCAAGATAGACGGAAAGCTCGTCCGCCAGCGCCGGATGGGCGGCGTTCTCGGTCATCATCCATTTGTAGAGATCGGGATGAAAGTTCGTGAACACGCCGGTAAACCCGCGCGAACCGGCTTTCATCGCCTCATAGGCAATCGCCGCATTGGCGTTGACGACGGCAAGCGGCGTGCCCCTGGTCAGCGCCACCCGGCGCTTCACCGTTTCGAGGTCGCAGGAGACGTCCTTGAGAATGACGAAGCGGCCGGTCCGGGCGCAGAACGTCAGCTCGTCGTCGGTCAGCAGCCGGCGATAGGGCGCCGGGCACTCGTAGAGGCCGAGCGGCATTTGCTTCGGCAGCCGTTCGAGCAGCCAGCTCAGATCGTCGATGAACTTGCTGCCGCCTTCCCGCCTGGCGTCGAGACGGTTGGTGACGAGCACCATGCCGTCGACCCCGGTCGCGGCAATCGCGGTCAGCTCGGCAAGCTGGTCCTCCAGGCTTTCGCTGATGTGACCGGAAGCGATCACCGGCACGCGGCCGGCGGCGGCTTTCTTAACAAAAGCGGCAAGCGCAACCCGCTCGTCGAGATTGAGAAACTGCATCTCGCTGGACTGGCAGACCGCGAACAGCGCGTCCGAACCATTGTCGATGTACCATTCCACCAGCCGGCCAAGGCCCGGGTAATCGATCTGGCCGTTTTCGGTGAACGGCGTGATCATTACCGGAATGATGCCTTCGATCTTCCTGACCATGGTTTCAGCCTGCCAGCATTCGAGATTATCGGCACAAGGGACAGTCAGCCGGCGCGCGGGAGGCCGCGCCATCAGGCGGCCGCCGCAGCGGAAGCCCTACTCTACCTTCTCCACCTTCACCTTTGCCGGAGCCGGCTGCAGCTTGGCCGAATTCGCCACGCGCGCCGCGTTCGCCATGCCGGCCAGCGCGGCGGCATTGCGTTTCTGCGGATCGGAGCCGGGCTGCACCACGCCGGCCGACATGATCAGGGTCGCGGCGTCTTCGGTGCTCATGTCGACTTCGATGATCTTGCTCTTCGGGACGTAGAAGAAGAAACCCGTGGTCGGGTTCGGCGCGCAGGGCAGGAAAACCGAGATGTGCTCCTCCTGGCTGGGCAATTTGTTCGCAACGTCCACGCTCGGCGACTGCGAGATCAAAACGATCGACCACATGCCCGGCGAGGGAAATTCGACCAGGCCGACCTTGCGAAAGCTCGACCCCTTGCCCGAGAACAGCGTCTCGAACACCTGCTTGAGGCCGCGATAGATCGCGCGCACCACCGGCATCCGGCCGAGCAGGCGTTCGCCGAGATCGACCAGCGTCCGCCCGATCAGGTTGGCGGTGAGGAAACCGAGCAGCGTCAGCGCCACCACCGCGACGATCAGCCCCGAACCGGGCAAGCCGAACGGCAGATAGGTTTCGGGACGGTAGACGGTCGGCACGAACGGGCGGACCAGATTGTCGACCCAGTTCACGAACCACCAGGTCAAATAAAACGTGATCGCAACCGGCCCTGCGACAACCAGTCCGGTCAGAAAATAGTTCCGAAAACGGGCCATTAACCCGGGAGGGTGGGCCTCTGGGAGAGGTTCATCCAGCAGGGGCGAGGTCGGGGGTAGTTCTTCGCGGTTCATTGGAGTTCCAGGTCGGGGCGGCGGGCTTCTATGCCAGCTAAGCCATCCTAGCAGGTTTTTGAAGACCCGGCGTGACAGTCGATGGGCTTGACTATTCGACCGTTACCGATTTGGCGAGATTTCGCGGCTGATCCACGTCGGTGCCCATCACCACGGCGGTATGATAGGCCAGCAGTTGCACCGGGATGGCGTAGACCATCGGGGTGAACGCCGCCGCCATGTCGGGCAGCACGATGGTGACCAGGGAGTCGATGGTGGCTTCCGCCGCGCCCTTGGCGTCAGTCATGAGAATGATCCTGCCGCCGCGGGCCGCGACTTCCTGCATGTTGGAGACGGTCTTCTCGAACACCCGGTCGAACGGCGCGATCACCACGACCGGCATGTTCTCGTCGATCAAGGCGATCGGCCCGTGCTTGAGTTCGCCGGCGGCATAGCCCTCGGCGTGAATGTAGGAAATTTCCTTCAGCTTCAGCGCGCCTTCCAGCGCCAAGGGATAGCTGGTGCCGCGGCCGAGATAGAGCACGTCCTTCGATTTCGAAATGTCGCGCGCCAGCTTCTCGATCTGCGGCTCTGAGGTCAGCGCCGCCGCCATCAGGCGCGGAATCTCGACGAGGCCGTGGACGAGCTTTGTTTCGTCCTCATCCGACAACTCGCCGCGCGCCTTGCCGGCAGCAACGGCAAGCGAGGCCAGCACCATCAACTGGCAGGTGAAGGCCTTGGTCGAGGCGACGCCGATTTCGGGACCGGCTAGCGTCTGCAGCACGGTTTCGCTTTCGCGCGCAATCGTCGAGGTCGGCACGTTCACCACCGATACGGTGTGGACGCCCTCGGCCTTGGCGTAGCGCAGCGCGGCCAGCGTGTCGGCGGTCTCGCCGGACTGCGAAATGAAGATCGCGAGATCGCCCTTGCGCAAGGGCGCCTCGCGGTAACGGAATTCCGAGGCGACATCGACTTCGACCGGCACGCGCGCCAGCCGCTCGAACCAGTATTTGGCGACGTAGCCGGCATAGCTCGCGGTGCCGCAGGCCGTGATCGAAATGCGCTGGATATCCTTGAAGTCGAACGGCAGCTTGACCGGCAGCATGACGCGCTCGCTCGCCATGTCGATATATCTGGCAAGGGTATGCCCGACCACTTCCGGCTGCTCGTGGATTTCCTTGGCCATGAAGTGGCGGTAGTTCGCCTTGTCGACCAGCGAGGTCGAGGCCATGTGCTTGACCGCTTCGCGGTGAACGATGGCGTTGTTCTTGTCGTAGACGGTGGCGCCCTTGCGCGTCAGCACCACCCAATCGCCGTCTTCGAGATAGCTGATCGTGTCGGTGAACGGCCCGAGCGCGATCGCGTCCGACCCCAGATACATTTCGCCGTCGCCGTGACCTATCGCCAGCGGCGGGCCGTTGCGGGCGCCGATCATCAGATCGTCGTCGCCTGAGAAGATGAACCCGAGCGCGAACGCACCGCGCAGTTCCGACAGCGCCGCCCTCACCGCCTCGACCGGCTTGATGCCCTTCTGCAGCAGGCTGTCGACCAGGTGCAAAACGATCTCGGTATCGGTTTCGGTCTTGAACACCGTCCCCTTTTTCTCGAGCGCTTCGCGCAGCTCGCGGAAATTCTCGATGATGCCGTTGTGAACCACGGCGACGCGATCGGTCGCATGCGGATGCGCGTTGTTCTCGGTCGGCTTGCCGTGGGTTGCCCAGCGGGTATGCCCGATTCCGGTGTGGCCCTTGAGCGGTTCGGCATCCAGCCGCTTTTCGAGGTTCTTCAGCTTGCCCTCGGCGCGGCGGCGCGCGAGGTGACCGCCTTCCAGCGTGGCGACGCCTGCGGAATCATAGCCGCGATATTCAAGCCGCTTGAGTGAATCCACCAACAGCTCCGCGACCGGAGCTTTCCCAAGAATGCCGACAATGCCGCACATGCGGTTTGATATCCCCAAATCGACGAATAGCGTCGCAACCCGCTAGTCTCTTAACGAAGTTCGCAGTCCGACAGGTACTCAATAATTGTTGCGTATTGAGACAGTCTTAAGCGGAAAGCTTAACGGACCGCCTGACCAGGGCTTAACCTGTCACATCAGCGAGGCGCGCGGAATACGGGTTCGCGATCCCGCGGCATGACCTGCCCGAGCTTTGGCCTTGGCTCTCCCAAAGAGAGGGAGCAGGGAATGCCGAATGCGCGCTGCACCCGCGGTCTCGCGTGCAATGGGTAGAAGGAAACGCACACGAGCATACAGGTTCAGCGGAGGCAATCCGGCATTCCCTGCGCAATGGCTTTACGGCTTACTTCGTGCTCTTCCCGGCGACGAATTCCTTTTGTCACCGTCACCAGCGGATTGAGATTTGTCTAAGCCCGGTCGGGCCGACGCGTCTCCGCTGGCTTGACATCAGCAACGGATGCCAGAACCACACGACTTCGCCGTACGCAGCGCCCTCAACCGCCACTCCGATCGACGAGATGCCGGCCGAAGTTCTGGCGAAGGCCTTGAAACGCCGGTCGTCTGCGCAAACGTAAGATCACTCACGGGAGAACCCGCCCTGCGACCACGATCGCGCCCGACGCCGCTGCGTCCACCGCATCCAACCCCGCGTCCGTGACGATCGCGATACGCCCCTCTTGCCGGGGTGGACGGGCGAAGTGATAGTGCTGATTTGCCCATCGGCGAAAGCGGAATATTTTTTCGAACAAGGCTGGACTGCTAG
This genomic window contains:
- the mfd gene encoding transcription-repair coupling factor, coding for MKSPVKSPAALLAPGRALTFANVAEGAEGLVVSDLARAVAARPKPPAVSLAVVCRDGPRMQQLARALEFFAPDLPVMQFPAWDCQPYDRVSPHGGILAQRLTTLARLSRLQGSDKPLIVLTTVNAIVQRVPAREVMAAQALSVAPGHVVPMDSIVAWLEHNGYNRSSTVREPGEYAVRGGILDLFPAGLDQPVRFDFFGDSLESIRTFDAETQRTLLDMRALDLVPVSEFQLVTETIRRFRMGYVATFGAPQRDDLLYEAVSEGRRHPGMEHWLPLFQERMDTLFDYLDGAPVAIEPQGEDAARERFKQILDYYEARREALDHPGGGAIYKPLPPDRLYLTETEWTTRLSEAALARLTPFAVPEGSADVFDAGARQGRNFTPERADGSVNVFEAVVAHVLALQAQRKKVVITLWSEGSRDRMGSMLRDHKLANLTSVNAWRTVQATPRNEAMLAVVGMESGFETDEFAVISEQDILGDRLVRPRKASRKLDNFISEVTSLATGDLVVHVEHGIGRFVGLQTIEVGGAPHDCLELHYAAETKLFLPVENIELLSRYGSDHSNVELDRLGGGGWQARKAKLKNRIREIAGELIKIAAERHLHEAPKMPVQPHVYDEFCARFPYEETEDQLGAITSTLKDLESGRPMDRLICGDVGFGKTEVALRAAFAVALEGKQVAVVVPTTLLARQHSKNFAERFRGFPVNVAQASRLVASKELTQVKKGIAEGNVDIVIGTHALLGKSIKFRDLGLLIVDEEQHFGVSHKEKLKQLRAQVHVLTLSATPIPRTLQLALTGVRDLSIIASPPVDRLAVRTFVAPHDPLMIREALLRERYRGGQAFYVVPRIEDLAGVKDFLDKNVPEMKVAVAHGQMAPTVIEDIMSAFYDGKYDILLSTTIIESGLDIPTANTLIVHRADMFGLAQLYQLRGRVGRSKLRAYALFTLPAQQKITAQAERRLKVLQSLETLGAGFQLASHDLDIRGAGNLLGEEQSGHIKEVGFELYQSMLEEAILNLKAGVAEPAADRWSPQITIGMPVLIPENYVNDLAVRLSLYRRLAGLETDEEIDNFAAEMRDRFGVLPDEVRYLFKVAAIKAYCRRANVEKVDAGPKGAVITFRENKFAQPDRLVFFIRQHGQAAKVRPDMKVVFLQTWKTPEERLMGTTEILRQLANLAESKKAA
- a CDS encoding GGDEF domain-containing protein; the encoded protein is MSQQGPILVVSTARRPSFAATLDLARLFPVVETEWTDAVRAVEQVQPAAVLAATSDTDAAGLAELAARVAARQPYLPLISVDPRVPHPDNVIPFFQSQISQTQTLQTQGGSDRLVARLRAALRVRSLHATVMRRLVPATPMVLSHIDPARDATVLLIGRGGAYPTLSVALGERTGVVGALSIEAAAKHLNVRDIDGIVLGEGFSPRVIDAFLTVLTEDARFRNLPVVVTAGDLAPAYDLPNLEVVSDDAAQAVATALPLIRQHAFEAHLSRTLRAIDADGLIDARTGLLTRDAFERDFASAIYQTQQRGGGLSVARFAFDPEHPRAQFDGARIISRLMRQMDFGAAQEDGSVVVVFAETDLKTAHTIARRLLSVMRHTSHGQRDARAEPVVTVATLLPNDSVKSLRMRLQEKAHRAAS
- a CDS encoding FAD assembly factor SdhE; this translates as MTGTTRSSGGLDDRRKRLLFRCWHRGTREMDLILGRFADAEISGMRDDELAELERLIEVPDPDLYAALLGDTPLDPEHATALFDRIKAFRAVDHDA